The Bacteroidota bacterium sequence CGGGGAGCTATTTTGACGATAAAACGATCGATGAATTAAACGACTATAAATTTTTAGAAAAAATAAAACACTATAAAAGCAACGGCAAGTTGCTCGAAATCGGTTGTGCGGGGGGAATATTTCTTAACGCCGCACGCAGAGAGGGCTACGAAGTGTATGGAGTTGAATATTCCAACGACGCAGCCGAGCTTGCACGAAATAAATTTAAACTCAATGTCGTAACTGGCGAATTGAAAGAGGGAATGTACCAATCTGATATTTTCGATGTTGTCTTCATGGGAGATGTAATAGAACACTTATCGGATCCGTTGAACACCCTGAAAATTATAAATTCTACTTTGAAGGTTTCCGGTATACTCGTAATCGTATGTCCTATGCAAACGAACACAATATTTTCCCGCCTCGGATTTATGCTTTATAAAATAATACAGAAGAAGGCAACGGTTCATTTACCGCCATATCATTTGTTTGAATATCGCCCTAAAAGTTTATCCTGGTTATTTCAAATCGCAGGTTTCAAAATAATAAAAGTTGACCAATCAACAATTCGTCCTGATAAGATTTCTTTGCGTGGTCCCATTTATCAACGCGTTTTTAAAAAAGTTTTTCAATATCCAAATTTCGCCGTCACTAAAGTTTTTAATCTTTTCGGCGACCGCATAGAAATATTTGCCGTAAAAGAGAATTAATGCAATATGCTTGGTATTTTAGCAGATATTCTATGGAATATTTCATCGATACAATCGATAAACTTGTATAATGCTTAAGTTGGAAAGTTACTTTTGAAACAATAAATTATGTATAAAAAACTTCAGGAGTAAAAATGAAAAACCCAAAAAGAAA is a genomic window containing:
- a CDS encoding class I SAM-dependent methyltransferase is translated as MNSTSLQCPVCNLNRLSPKPFGYNFNQKWLGAYECLQCGVIFIHPQPTKEELKQLYSKKYFEGDFRCGHAGSYFDDKTIDELNDYKFLEKIKHYKSNGKLLEIGCAGGIFLNAARREGYEVYGVEYSNDAAELARNKFKLNVVTGELKEGMYQSDIFDVVFMGDVIEHLSDPLNTLKIINSTLKVSGILVIVCPMQTNTIFSRLGFMLYKIIQKKATVHLPPYHLFEYRPKSLSWLFQIAGFKIIKVDQSTIRPDKISLRGPIYQRVFKKVFQYPNFAVTKVFNLFGDRIEIFAVKEN